Proteins encoded together in one Lathyrus oleraceus cultivar Zhongwan6 chromosome 5, CAAS_Psat_ZW6_1.0, whole genome shotgun sequence window:
- the LOC127080893 gene encoding uncharacterized protein LOC127080893 — MKKKFGGNERVKRSLLNTLRREFKVLAMKLDEKIVDYFERVMTVSNKMRSNGEDMPDSKIIEKILRTLTNKFTYVVVSIEESKHTGSMFINELQSFLTVHEQKFRKTNVEEDAQALNVKGRDIGFYKGRGRGQGRFFNKALIECHKCHNLGHFSA, encoded by the coding sequence ATGAAGAAGAAGTTTGGAGGGAATGAAAGGGTGAAGCGATCTCTTCTCAATACTCTAAGAAGAGAATTCAAGGTTCTTGCCATGAAGTTGGACGAGAAAATTGTCGATTACTTTGAAAGGGTAATGACAGTTTCCAACAAAATGAGGAGCAATGGAGAAGACATGCCAGACTCAAAGATCATTGAGAAGATCCTTCGAACATTGACAAATAAATTCACATATGTGGTGGTTTCAATTGAGGAATCCAAGCACACTGGAAGCATGTTTATTAATGAGTTGCAAAGTTTTTTGACTGTTCATGAGCAAAAATTTAGGAAAACCAATGTTGAAGAGGATGCTCAAGCTCTCAATGTCAAAGGCAGAGACATAGGTTTTTACAAAGGCCGAGGTAGGGGTCAAGGGCGGTTTTTCAACAAGGCATTGATTGAGTGCCATAAATGTCACAATTTAGGGCATTTTTCAGCATGA
- the LOC127084973 gene encoding uncharacterized protein LOC127084973, producing MDIASPHHEPKEFWELVLEEKWDMVIEKYKQDSKFHKIEIQGRGSALHVAVSSGRKDVVKSLVEAILELDDETSLREVNKRGATPLHLAAYRGFTDMCENIIGKKGERKYLIQEKNENGETPLFWAVRARKGLVFVYLQQFYPTDINIAIDNNNTSILHVAIQSEMFGLAIIIMYCYEGLISMKDNDDIIPLEILATRTSAFKSGTRLSWWKQILYYCFTISRRDAKTTMELLQNSVKGDYSAIEIYDVDKLEKAYKIRHSLAQTCHNIQKFVFRWPILSLLDLEEIKTIKKNHIYGGQLLEEFMKTPIGSYIGGGVKPDLDNIERDFEMEKELLNFPTFLKSKNEEGDTSLQETKENKKMDDSTNIDGRDTTFLSVAKSGIVEIMEELNSKVPITSDKKGLLLVAMKNIKIEVKSDVKDTSYLIAASHGIVEMMADLQSSIKSVIYETNSNNENALLLAVKNRQPHVIQWMQKNLPGGVVNHLVLQVDKNENTVLHLAAFTSFERENTWRISGVVMQMMWDIKWYKYIKELVPEHFNNKGNKEGKTPSEIFKEQHKVLLQNSVEWLKDTAESCSVVAALIAGVSFATSGSVPGGNQQTGEPALKGQPAFEGFAVSSLIGLYFSVTALIMFLAILTSRKEIEDFRRNLPMKLLFGLCSLFVSIVAMFVSFCAGHFFVLTDKYTKGSILFYLYISICLPVTFYAAVQFPLFLDLVKVIWKKVPPPSIKGVLL from the exons ATGGATATAGCTTCTCCACATCACGAAC CTAAGGAGTTCTGGGAGCTAGTATTGGAAGAGAAATGGGATATGGTAATTGAAAAATACAAACAAGATAGTAAGTTTCACAAGATAGAAATCCAGGGAAGAGGATCAGCATTGCACGTGGCAGTAAGCAGTGGACGCAAAGATGTAGTGAAAAGTCTTGTAGAAGCAATATTAGAACTTGATGATGAAACTAGTTTGAGAGAGGTGAATAAACGAGGTGCAACTCCTCTTCACCTTGCAGCATATAGAGGATTCACAGATATGTGTGAAAATATAATTGGAAAAAAAGGTGAAAGGAAGTATTTGATtcaagagaaaaatgaaaatggagAAACACCACTTTTTTGGGCTGTGCGTGCACGTAAAGGATTAGTGTTTGTTTACCTACAACAGTTTTATCCTACTGATATCAATATTGCTATCGATAACAATAATACTAGCATCCTTCACGTTGCCATTCAAAGTGAAATGTTTG GTTTGGCAATAATAATAATGTATTGCTACGAAGGTCTTATCTCTATGAAGGACAATGATGACATCATTCCTCTCGAAATTCTTGCTACTAGAACATCAGCCTTTAAGAGTGGAACTAGGCTATCATGGTGGAAACAAATTTTGTACTACT GTTTTACTATAAGCCGCCGCGACGCAAAGACTACAATGGAATTGCTTCAAAACAGTG TGAAAGGTGATTATAGTGCAATAGAAATATACGATGTTGATAAATTAGAAAAGGCATACAAAATAAGACACTCTCTTGCTCAAACCTGTCACAACATTCAAAAGTTTGTATTCAGATGGCCAATCCTGTCACTATTGG ACTTAGAGGAAATAAAGACTATTAAGAAGAATCACATATATGGTGGCCAGCTCTTGGAAGAGTTTATGAAAACACCTATTGGATCATACATAGGTGGTGGGGTTAAACCAGATCTTGACAACATAGAACGTGATTTTGAAATGGAAAAGGAGCTTCTAAATTTTCCAACATTTCTTAAGAGCAAAAACGAAGAAG GTGATACCTCATTGCAAGAgacaaaagaaaataaaaaaatggatGATTCAACAAATATTGATGGAAGAGATACGACATTTTTGTCAGTAGCAAAAAGTGGCATAGTAGAAATTATGGAAGAGCTTAATTCTAAAGTACCGATTACATCTGATAAGAAAGGTTTATTACTTGTAGCAATGAAGAATATTAAAATAGAAGTGAAAAGTGATGTAAAGGACACATCCTATTTGATTGCAGCAAGTCATGGAATAGTTGAGATGATGGCAGATCTTCAATCAAGCATAAAAAGTGTGATCTATGAGACTAACTCTAACAATGAAAATGCCTTACTTTTGGCCGTAAAGAATAGGCAACCACATGTCATTCAGTGGATGCAGAAGAATTTACCTGGTGGAGTCGTTAATCACCTAGTTCTACAAGTTGATAAAAATGAGAATACTGTGTTACACTTGGCAGCATTTACATCATTTGAAAGAGAAAATACTTGGAGGATATCTGGTGTTGTCATGCAAATGATGTGGGACATCAAGTGGTATAAG TACATAAAAGAACTAGTACCAGAGCATTTCAATAATAAAGGAAACAAAGAAGGAAAAACCCCAAGTGAAATCTTTAAGGAGCAACACAAAGTACTTCTACAAAACAGTGTTGAATGGTTGAAAGACACAGCAGAGTCATGCTCAGTTGTGGCAGCTCTCATTGCTGGTGTCTCCTTTGCGACATCAGGGAGTGTACCTGGTGGCAATCAGCAAACAGGAGAACCAGCATTAAAAGGACAACCTGCATTTGAAGGATTTGCTGTATCTTCATTAATTGGACTTTACTTCTCTGTCACTGCACTCATCATGTTCCTTGCTATACTCACTTCTCGAAAAGAAATTGAAGACTTTCGTCGAAACTTGCCAATGAAGCTTCTTTTTGGCTTGTGTTCTCTCTTCGTATCCATTGTTGCTATGTTTGTTTCTTTCTGTGCTGGACATTTCTTCGTGCTCACAGATAAATATACAAAGGGAAGTATCTTGTTCTATTTATATATTTCCATTTGCCTACCTGTCACATTCTATGCAGCTGTGCAGTTTCCGTTATTCCTTGATCTTGTTAAAGTTATTTGGAAGAAGGTTCCACCACCAAGTATTAAGGGTGTTCTTTTGTAA